A single Streptomyces sp. Edi2 DNA region contains:
- a CDS encoding MFS transporter, whose product MTDIRLSRGLTLCLMSLVCVPQLALAAFVPAIPQIGSHFGAGESDLSRSMVGYMAAYAISMLVTGQLADRYGAKRTQLAALALFAGASALCLLAPNVTVFIAGRVLQALGAGAGTVIARLWVQKDLPQRERLNVLTALTTVIAVTPAVSPPLAGLLVQYASWRVLFACMTALGVGTLVGALFLLPSDKPRTRPGTAAGRRTTGSSAGPGTGPEAGPAPAADPSPHTSSEGPLTAYRRVLGNRDFTVFATAISLAWCAYFTFTTYSSHAIQVGLGASPVEYGALYTLVIAGYVTGSSVAKRLGRVRSLELVARLASSVAAAAALVMSVSVRIWPDEPLSLVVPMAFCMVGVGAMFPTCQAGMMRYDGQHAGAASGLFFALQMASGAAYTGVTGLGGDPEFPGLAVAIALPALALLLVCAALMHSAAGRSPQPHAPADAPPPIPEPHPTPHPEQTPGQPEASAATAAAIHHNTQGS is encoded by the coding sequence ATGACCGACATCCGCCTCTCCCGGGGACTCACCCTGTGCCTGATGTCACTGGTGTGTGTGCCCCAACTCGCCCTCGCCGCCTTCGTTCCGGCCATCCCCCAGATCGGGTCCCACTTCGGCGCGGGCGAGTCGGACCTCAGCCGCTCGATGGTCGGCTACATGGCGGCGTACGCCATCTCCATGCTGGTCACCGGCCAGCTGGCCGACCGCTACGGGGCGAAGCGGACCCAGCTGGCGGCCCTCGCCCTGTTCGCGGGCGCCTCCGCCCTCTGCCTCCTGGCCCCGAACGTCACCGTCTTCATCGCCGGCCGGGTCCTCCAGGCGCTGGGCGCCGGTGCGGGCACGGTCATCGCCCGGCTCTGGGTCCAGAAGGACCTGCCGCAACGGGAACGGCTCAATGTCCTCACCGCGCTCACCACAGTGATCGCGGTGACCCCCGCCGTCTCGCCGCCGCTCGCGGGCCTTCTGGTGCAGTACGCCTCCTGGCGTGTGCTGTTCGCCTGCATGACGGCACTCGGTGTGGGCACCCTCGTGGGCGCCCTGTTCCTGCTGCCCTCCGACAAGCCGCGCACCAGGCCGGGGACGGCCGCCGGACGGCGCACGACGGGATCGTCAGCGGGACCGGGAACGGGACCGGAGGCGGGACCAGCACCGGCAGCGGACCCCTCGCCCCACACCTCCTCCGAAGGCCCCCTCACCGCGTACCGCCGCGTCCTCGGCAACCGGGACTTCACCGTGTTCGCCACCGCCATCAGCCTCGCCTGGTGCGCGTACTTCACCTTCACCACCTACTCCAGCCACGCCATCCAGGTCGGCCTCGGCGCCTCCCCCGTGGAGTACGGGGCCCTGTACACGCTGGTGATCGCCGGTTACGTGACGGGAAGCAGCGTGGCCAAGCGCCTGGGCCGGGTGCGTTCCCTGGAGCTGGTCGCCCGGCTCGCGTCCTCGGTCGCGGCGGCCGCGGCGCTCGTGATGTCCGTCAGCGTGCGGATCTGGCCGGACGAGCCCCTGAGCCTGGTCGTCCCCATGGCGTTCTGCATGGTGGGAGTCGGCGCGATGTTCCCGACCTGCCAGGCCGGAATGATGCGCTACGACGGCCAACACGCGGGCGCCGCCTCCGGCTTGTTCTTCGCGCTGCAGATGGCGTCCGGCGCCGCCTACACCGGAGTGACCGGACTGGGCGGTGACCCGGAATTCCCAGGACTGGCCGTGGCCATCGCCCTGCCCGCACTCGCCCTGCTACTGGTATGCGCCGCCCTCATGCACTCTGCCGCAGGCCGCTCTCCACAACCACATGCCCCGGCAGACGCGCCACCCCCGATACCCGAACCACACCCAACTCCACATCCCGAGCAGACACCGGGACAGCCAGAAGCATCCGCCGCCACGGCAGCAGCAATTCACCACAACACACAAGGCTCCTGA